The Candidatus Melainabacteria bacterium RIFOXYA2_FULL_32_9 genome has a window encoding:
- a CDS encoding 50S ribosomal protein L23, whose amino-acid sequence MKTIDTEKERLYEIIRRPLITEKSHSATVDSQYTFEVLKNSTKIEIKKAVELCFPDRKVKKVRTIYMPSHQKRMGSKFGRTQSSKKAIVTIEGEPLSELIGA is encoded by the coding sequence ATGAAAACAATAGACACTGAAAAAGAAAGATTATATGAAATAATCAGAAGACCTCTTATTACAGAGAAGTCTCACAGTGCTACAGTTGACAGTCAATATACATTTGAGGTATTAAAAAATTCCACAAAAATTGAAATCAAGAAAGCTGTAGAACTATGCTTCCCTGATAGAAAAGTAAAGAAAGTTCGCACAATATACATGCCAAGCCATCAAAAAAGAATGGGTAGTAAATTTGGCAGAACTCAATCAAGTAAGAAGGCTATAGTTACTATTGAAGGCGAGCCTTTAAGTGAATTAATAGGAGCATAA